From a single Nicotiana tomentosiformis chromosome 2, ASM39032v3, whole genome shotgun sequence genomic region:
- the LOC117280827 gene encoding uncharacterized protein, with the protein MRGQCVILMLFLGARREEECEGAEVERSPEGMTLVGGKAEGTEGERHQQKVLHQKKFISELVTEYGYSGAFAVSSPFELCVKLKFDVVPYYPSLNPIEVWYLKGTPDVGVYLSDSSDLTIQAFCDSDWASCPDSRRSVFDFCVSLGESLIN; encoded by the exons ATGAGAGGGCAATGTGTGATTCTGATGCTCTTTCTAGGTGCAAGGAGAGAGGAAGAGTGTGAAGGAGCAGAGGTAGAAAGAAGTCCAGAAGGAATGACATTAGTAGGAGGAAAGGCAGAAGGTACAGAAGGGGAAAGGCATCAGCAGAAG GTTCTTCATCAGAAGAAATTTATTTCTGAGCTAGTTACTGAGTATGGCTATTCTGGTGCTTTTGCTGTCTCTTCTCCTTTTGAGTTATGTGTCAAACTCAAATTTGATGTTGTGCCTTACTACCCAAGCCTAAATCCTATAGAAGTTTG gtatttgaaaGGTACACCTGATGTTGGAGTTTATCTCAGTGATTCTTCTGACCTCACTATCCAAGCCTTTTGTGACAGTGATTGGGCTTCTTGCCCTGACTCGCGCAGATCAGTTTTTGATTTTTGTGTGTCTTTAGGGGAAAGTTTGATTAACTGA
- the LOC104113385 gene encoding trihelix transcription factor PTL-like, translating to MDDHEYGMMDLTQYLNGRPIFSSNIQPHLQSDFLCNHQHYEMVMATTVPQHDNCLPHPTATATARPSVSGGGGGGGVTFSTASEMEGCGGGGGGGAMRGGGDGGNGRWPRQETLTLLEVRSQLDSKFKEANQKGPLWDGVSRIMSEEHGYQRSGKKCREKFENLYKYYKKTKEGKAGRQDGKHYRYFRQLEALYGKTSNTISISETNNIGSSNFHYNAINNNNQEAHNFHPEGPKLSDSLNNLSDSSDSDHATSSDDSELNTDNDLKKKRKKRRGKRSWKATIRDFVDIQMKKLIEKQEAWLEKMMKTIEHKEQERILREEEWRKQESIRIENEQKFWAGERAWIQARDTALIDALRKLSGDQELIKSNKNASICKDMNWDDINRIKCNKKQKENSLSSYYNFKNNEEGRSYCETSRHVPNVHQMMDPGMF from the exons atggATGATCATGAGTATGGAATGATGGATCTAACACAGTACTTGAACGGAAGGCCTATATTTTCTTCCAATATTCAGCCACATCTGCAATCGGATTTTTTATGCAATCATCAACACTATGAGATGGTAATGGCTACTACTGTGCCACAACATGACAATTGTCTTCCTCATCCCACGGCAACTGCAACTGCTAGACCTAGTGTTAGTGGCGGTGGCGGTGGCGGCGGGGTCACGTTTAGTACTGCGTCGGAGATGGAGggttgtggtggtggtggtggtggtggtgctaTGCGCGGAGGTGGTGACGGCGGCAATGGACGGTGGCCAAGGCAAGAGACTCTTACACTACTTGAAGTTAGATCACAACTTGATTCCAAGTTCAAGGAAGCTAATCAGAAAGGTCCCCTTTGGGATGGAGTCTCCag GATTATGTCTGAGGAACATGGATATCAAAGGAGTGGGAAGAAGTGCAGGGAGAAATTTGAGAACTTATACAAATATTACAAGAAGACTAAAGAAGGGAAAGCTGGAAGACAAGATGGCAAACATTATAGATACTTTAGACAGCTCGAAGCACTTTATGGTAAAACAAGCAATACAATCTCAATATCAGAAACCAACAATATTGGAAGCAGTAATTTTCACTACAATGCCATAAACAACAATAACCAAGAAGCTCATAATTTTCATCCTGAGGGTCCTAAGCTCTCTGATAGTCTTAATAATCTCTCTGATTCCTCTGATTCTGATCACGCTACTTCATCCGATGATAGCGAACTCAATACGGAcaatgatttaaaaaaaaagaggaagaagagaaGGGGGAAAAGGAGTTGGAAAGCTACGATAAGAGACTTTGTGGACATACAAATGAAGAAGTTAATAGAGAAACAAGAAGCTTGGTTAGAGAAAATGATGAAGACAATTGAACACAAGGAACAAGAGAGGATTTTAAGGGAAGAAGAATGGAGGAAACAAGAGTCAATTAGGATAGAAAATGAGCAAAAGTTTTGGGCTGGTGAAAGAGCATGGATTCAAGCTCGTGATACTGCTTTAATTGATGCATTGCGTAAACTAAGTGGAGATCAAGAACTGATAAAGAGTAATAAAAATGCTTCAATATGTAAAGACATGAATTGGGATGACATCAATAGAATCAAGTGCAACAAGAAACAAAAAGAGAATTCCTTGAGCTCATATTATAATTTCAAGAACAATGAAGAAGGGAGATCATATTGTGAAACATCAAGACATGTACCAAATGTTCACCAAATGATGGATCCTGGGATGTTTTAG
- the LOC104113388 gene encoding fructose-bisphosphate aldolase 6, cytosolic-like, with protein sequence MSCYKGKYADELIANASYIATPGKGILAADESTGTIGKRLSSINVENVEDNRRALRELLFLTPGALQYLSGVILFEETLYQKTASGKPFVDVLKEGGVLPGIKVDKGTVELPGTDGETTTQGLDGLAERCQKYYAAGARFAKWRAVLKIGANEPSQLAINDNANGLARYAIICQQNGLVPIVEPEILVDGGHDINKCADVTERVLAACYKALNDHHVLLEGTLLKPNMVTPGSESPKVAPEVIAEYTVRALQRTMPAAVPAVVFLSGGQSEEEATRNLNAMNKLQTKRPWTLSFSFGRALQQSTLKAWGGKVENVEKARAAFLTRCKANSEATLGKYVGSSNLSEGASESLHVKDYKY encoded by the exons ATGTCTTGCTACAAGGGAAAATACGCCG ATGAGCTCATCGCAAATGCTTCATACATAGCCACCCCTGGTAAGGGTATCCTTGCTGCTGACGAGTCTACTGGCACAATTGGCAAGCGTCTATCTAGTATTAATGTTGAGAATGTTGAGGATAACCGGAGGGCTCTCCGAGAGCTGCTCTTCCTCACACCTGGTGCTCTTCAGTACCTTAGTGGAGTTATCTTGTTTGAGGAAACCCTTTATCAGAAGACTGCATCGG GCAAGCCTTTTGTTGATGTCTTGAAGGAGGGTGGAGTTCTCCCTGGAATTAAAGTCGACAAGGGTACCGTAGAGCTTCCTGGAACCGATGGTGAGACGACTACTCAGGGTTTGGATGGCCTTGCCGAGCGCTGCCAAAAATACTATGCTGCTGGTGCTAGGTTTGCAAAATGGCGTGCAGTGCTCAAGATTGGTGCCAACGAACCTTCTCAGCTTGCTATCAATGACAATGCCAATGGCCTTGCAAGATATGCCATCATCTGCCAGCAGAACGGTCTTGTCCCCATTGTTGAACCTGAGATCCTTGTTGATGGAGGCCACGACATTAACAAATGTGCCGATGTCACCGAGCGTGTTCTTGCTGCTTGCTACAAGGCTCTCAATGACCACCATGTCCTCCTCGAGGGTACATTGTTGAAGCCCAACATGGTCACTCCTGGATCTGAATCCCCCAAAGTTGCACCAGAAGTGATCGCAGAGTACACTGTACGTGCCTTGCAGCGAACAATGCCAGCTGCTGTCCCTGCTGTGGTTTTCTTGTCTGGTGGTCAGAGTGAGGAAGAGGCTACCCGCAACCTCAATGCCATGAACAAGCTACAGACCAAGAGGCCATGGACTCTCTCATTCTCCTTCGGACGTGCTCTTCAGCAGAGCACTCTCAAAGCCTGGGGTGGAAAGGTGGAAAATGTTGAGAAGGCCCGTGCTGCATTCCTTACAAGGTGCAAGGCCAACTCCGAGGCTACCCTTGGAAAGTATGTTGGTAGTTCCAACTTGAGCGAGGGTGCTTCCGAGAGCCTTCACGTCAAGGACTACAAGTATTAG